Proteins encoded by one window of Ictidomys tridecemlineatus isolate mIctTri1 chromosome 7, mIctTri1.hap1, whole genome shotgun sequence:
- the Sbspon gene encoding somatomedin-B and thrombospondin type-1 domain-containing protein — MGAPPGLGRGRAEGWRAEAGRGAGPGCASRAAGAAQGPQLSLEQRAFALRVRHIAGATGSLAMRTLWMALCALAHLWPGALAGCAEAGRCCPGRDPACFARGWRLDRVYGTCFCDQACRLTGDCCFDYARACPARPCFVGEWSPWSGCADQCKPTIRVRRRSVRQEPQNGGAPCPPLEERAGCLEYATRQGQDCAHAFVPAFITTSAFNKERTRQAASPQWSTHTEDAGYCMEFKTESLTPHCALENRPLTRWMQYLREGYTVCVDCQPPAMNSVSLRCSGDGLDSDGNQTLHWQAIGNPRCQGTWKKVRRVDHCSCPAVHSFIFI; from the exons ATGGGCGCGccgccagggctggggaggggccgcGCGGAAGGGTGGAGGGCGGAGGCCGGGCGCGGGGCAGGGCCCGGCTGTGCCTCGCGGGCCGCTGGGGCAGCTCAGGGGCCGCAGCTCTCCCTGGAGCAGAGAGCATTTGCCCTGAGGGTCCGACACATCGCAGGCGCCACCGGATCGCTGGCCATGAGGACCCTGTGGATGGCGCTGTGCGCGCTGGCGCATCTGTGGCCCGGGGCCCTAGCTGGCTGCGCCGAGGCGGGGCGCTGTTGCCCTGGTCGGGACCCCGCCTGTTTCGCCCGCGGCTGGAGGCTGGACAGGGTCTATGGGACCTGCTTCTGCGACCAAGCTTGCCGCCTCACGGGGGACTGCTGCTTCGACTACGCCAGGGCGTGCCCAG CTCGCCCGTGCTTCGTGGGGGAGTGGAGCCCCTGGAGTGGCTGCGCGGACCAGTGCAAGCCGACCATCCGCGTGCGCAGGCGCTCGGTGCGCCAGGAGCCCCAGAACGGAGGGGCGCCCTGCCCGCCCCTGGAGGAGAGAGCCGGCTGCCTGGAGTACGCCACGCGGCAGGGGCAGGACTGCGCGCACGCCTTCG TCCCTGCCTTCATAACTACCTCTGCCTTCAACAAGGAGAGAACAAGACAAGCTGCGTCTCCACAGTGGTCTACGCACACAGAGGATGCCGG ATACTGTATGGAGTTCAAGACAGAGTCCCTGACTCCTCACTGTGCTCTGGAGAACCGGCCCCTGACGCGGTGGATGCAGTATCTCCGAGAGGGATACACCGTGTGTGTGGACTGTCAGCCCCCCGCCATGAATTCTGTGAGCCTTCGTTGTTCTGGAGATGGCCTGGACTCTGACGG AAATCAGACTCTTCACTGGCAAGCAATCGGAAATCCTCGATGTCAAGGAACTTGGAAAAAAGTCCGGCGAGTAGACCACTGTTCTTGTCCAGCAGTTCacagtttcatttttatatag